The genomic window CAGAAGGATCTTCTTCACCTAGAGTTTTGTATTCATTGGTTTGAATCGCACCATCACCATTGACATCGTGCCATAACCAACTACCGTTTTTGGGTTGATTAGCTGGCCATTTAAGATGATTCTTGCCAAAGATGCCACAAGGAACGGCAATTTCACCATCAAAACGGTAGATTAACAGACGTTCGGCCATCATTTCTGAGGAGAGATACATTAACCGTTTTCCTCCCAGGCGACGCATAAAGACAGATGTGGGTGTGGTGTGTAGTCTCCCGTCGTCAGGATAGCGAAATTTATCTAAGGTATAGGCTTTATATGTCCATTCTTTGCCACTGTTTTTGCTGTAGTCCATGACGAAGTGTTCATTTTTAGTAAACACGTCTTTACCATCGCTATCAGGATCAGCATCAGCATTATCTAAGAATTGCAAACCCAATAACCGCCACTGGAGTTTTCCTGATGGCGAGAACTTCCTTAAATCTGCACCAGTGTTATTGAAACCATGATTGCTAATGTAGATATTGCCTGCTGTATCTGTACCGACTCCGGTAATACCGTACAGTTTTGAGTCTTTGACTTCACCACGAATCCCGCTATAAATGCCGCCTTTGTCGCCCAAAGTGCCAATCTGCACTGGTTTTTTAGCAATGTCGTAAATTAATACTTGCTGACGCTGGCTATTGTCTGCCACTAAAAGTTTATCTTGGGGAGTTACAGCGATCGCAGTTGGCTGCACTACATCTGTAATCTGTTGGGGTAATTGCTTGCCTTGGGGGGTATAACGTACAATCTTGGCAGCAGTTTTATTCTTTTTGTTTTGAACAACCCATAGATTATTTTGCCGATCAATAGCGATCGCACCTGGATTAGTCACGCTAAAACTGCGTAGTTCCTGCATGGTGTCACTGTTGTAAACCCGGATACTATCAGTAGCAACATCACTTACATATAACTCGTTACCGCTAGTTGCTAATCCAGCAACTTCATTTTTAGTATTGATAATGAGCATACTTTTATCCCAACCACGCCCCCCAGCAAATGGGGCTGGTTTGCCAGACAAGGTATAGCGTCTGACACAGTACCAAGTCGTTCCCTTGGGTGGATAATCGTCCTCTGGTTTCCCTTCAGGAGATTGCTGCATACCTACATAGAGATACTGTTTATTGGCTGTAATTGCTATTCCTCCCAGTCTTCCCCAGCCGTGCAAGTCATCAACTTTACCGATGACATCGCCATTCTTATAAATGCCTACTTCCCTACCTGCTTCATCCCAATGACTATTCACATAAACTGTGCCATCTGGGGCAACATACATCCCAGCCATTTGAATCTGTACCCACTTTTTACCACTAAAGGTATTACCGAGCCAAGATGTTTTGTAAGCTGGTTTTGCTGATACCTGGTAAGAAGTTGTTGTTACTCTATTTAAAGTTACAGTCTCAGATATGGGACTACCTATGGGAGCAATAATCACTGCCATAGATAATAACAGTATAAAAAGATATATTTTTAACCCACGAAAATTTCTATTAAGAGAGAGTTTGTTGATATATTGACTACAATTTTGGTACAAGTTACTCAACTGTGTTCCTAATCTTTTTTCCATACTTAGGTTGATTTTTTAATTAGTTTTAATTCATCAATACTCACAGTTCAAATAAACTATCAATTTTTTATAGATTTGAACTTGATGAACCCTATTTTTGGTAGAACACGTACATAAGCTAACAGATGATTAATAGGTTTTTATTATATTCACTAGATTTTTATCAAAAACTTACATTTTTTTAAAGACAATATTTTAGGAATAATTTTGATGTATTAATATTTACTTGGTTAATCATTGTAAAAATGCAAAACTCCGGTTTCTCTCAGATAAATTTTGAATTGTTACATCTCTCTCTTGTGGAACACTGATTTACAAACTATAGACAGATTCTATCTTCTGTATTTTTCAGTATCATCAGCTACGATTGATGAGTGAGGAAAATAAATGAATGTAGAGATATCTGCACTTTTGGAGCAAATCCAAAAAATGTTTAACGGCTTCATGTCGTTGCTACCGAATATCATCCTGGCGTTAATTGTATTTGCAGTATTTATTTTTATAGGCAGGCAAATTAAGCGTATAGTCAAACGCTTAACTCGTCATCACCGTTATGCTCGTAATTTAGGTATGGTGTTGGGAAGATTGGCACAAGGTGCAACGGTTTTAGTAGGGTTATTTATCTCCTTATCTATTGTCATACCAACACTTAAAGCCGGGGATTTGGTACAGTTATTGGGAATTAGTGGGGTAGCAATTGGTTTTGCATTTCGGGATATTCTGCAAAACTTTTTAGCGGGTATTTTAATTTTATTAACAGAACCTTTTCAAATTGATGATCAAATTGTTTTTAAAGGTTTTGAGGGGACAGTAGAAAATATTGAAACACGGGCTACCACTATTAGAACTTATGATGGTCGCAGAATTGTCATCCCCAATTCTGAGTTATTTACTAATTCCGTGACTGTGAATACTGCCTTTGATCATCGGCGATTGGAATATGATATTGGTGTCGGCTATGGGGATGATTTAGAGCAGACAAAGCAGTTGATGCTGGAAGCAATACATAGTGTAGATGTAGTGTTAAAAGACCCAGCCCCAGATGTATTGGTGATGGAACTAGCGGAAAGTACAGTAAATATTCGTGCTAGGTGGTGGATTAAACCGCCTTTTAGGTTAGATGCACTAGAGTCACGAGATAAAGTCATCTCTGCAATCAAGCAAAAACTGTATGTGGAACATGGCATAGATTTACCATATCCTACTAGACAAATTTTATTCCATGACCAAACCGAAGAGACAGACGGCGATCGCTCCCGTCAACGTGAAGGATGGCCTGCGGGTAAGAAAGAAGTTCCCAAACCTCGCAGTATTAGCGGTTCGCTGCGACGTTTGGCTGAGGGGGGTAACGGTAAAGTAGACACTCCCACAGGTAAGGAACAGTCATGAATAACGTGCGTTTGAGAAAGTTATGGGATGCACTCCATTCTAGCTACTGGTTTTTACCTAGCTTAATGGTTTTGATGGCGATCGCTCTATCATTTATTATGCTCACCCTTGATCGCTCCATCGGGTTTGGAGATTGGAGTTTAATTTATACAGGCGGCCCCGATGGTGCAAGAGAGGTACTTTCCGCCATCGCCGGCTCAATGGTAAGTGTAGCAGCTACAGCTTTCTCAATTACCATTGTCGCACTGCAACTAGCGGCTGCTAACTTTGGCCCCCGATTGCTACGCAATTTTATGCAGGACACAGGTAATCAAATAGTATTAGGTACATTTATTGCTACCTTTATTTACTGCTTACTGGTACTGCGGACTATCTACAGTGAGGGCTATAACCCGTTTGTACCTCATTTGTCTGTGACATTTGGGATTGTGCTAGCCATCTTCAGTATTGGGGTGTTAATTTACTTCATCCATCACGCCTCAACAATCATTCAAGCTTCTCATGTGATTCATAGTGTGAGTGAGGATTTACACAAAGCCGTTGATCGTTTGTTCCCCGAAAAAATTGGGATGAGTCCACCACCAAACCCACAACACACAGAAATACTTCCTGAAGATTTCGAGTCCTTGGCTTGTCCCGTTGGTGCTAAACGCAATGGTTATCTGCAATTTATCGATGACCAAGAATTACTAAAAATTGCTTGTAAGCATAATCTACTACTACGGTTGGAATTACGACCAGGAAAGTTTGTGATTGAAGATAGCATTCTCGTCATGGCTTTCCCATCTAAACGGGTAAATCAAAAACTCATTGATGAAATCAACAAAGCTTTTATCTTGGGTAGAGAACGCACTGAACAACAAGATGTAGAGTTTCCCGTGAATCAGTTGGTAGAAATAGCAGTGCGTGCGCTGTCTCCGGGAATTAACGATCCTTTTACGGCTATCCGGTGCGTTGATAGATTGTGCGCGGGGATGTGCTATTTAGTCCAAAGAAAATGTCCTTCACCCTATCGTTACGATCGCGATCGCCAATTACGCATCATCGCTGAACCCGTCACCTTTGCTGGAGTGATGGATAATGCTTTCAACCCCATTCGTCAGTATGCCCGTAGTGATGCAGCCGTGACCATTCATCTTTTAGAAGCGATCGCCCGTATTGCCCAGTATACCAACAATCCCGAATACCTAGCTATTCTGCGTCGTCACGCTGACATGATTGAACGGGGAGCTTTACTAAGTAGCCAAATTGTTAGCTAAATCTGCTTAAAGATATCTAAAAAAAGTAGCGTTAAGTCCTGTAAAATCATAGTATGTCCGAAAACCAAGGACGCACAAACCAATCAGCTTTTTAGTTGAAAAACAAAAAGTAAGGTCGGCTTGACCTGAACTTAACGCCTGTGGACAAGAAGTAGCCTTCTACCTTGGAAGAAGCAGGAAGAAATCACTAAACCTAGTTTTACTAAGTTTAGGTAAGTATTTCAGAGCAGGAAAAGAGGGATTACCAGAACCACAAGACCGCCAAGACTTGCAAGAAAAATATCTCAGCGTCATTCAAGCTGTAGAGCAAAATCGTTGGATTTCCATGTAGGTTCAAAGGATATTAGACCTCTTGCATAAATGCTTAAGCTGTCATGTTGAGCGAAGCGAAACATCTCAAAGATTATACATTTCATTCAGAATGACACATCTCATTTTTGGCATTTTGCAAGAGGTCTATTGATTACACCGCCTTTTGGCTTGGTGAAACCACCCCAACCCCTCCCCGTGTACACGCAAGCCTATCTATAAGGGTTGATATTAAATCCTATGAGATTATTGCTGAGATAAATCCATTAAATTGGCAAGTTTGTAAACAATTCGCGCCCCGACATTACCATCCCACTCAGCATCACCAACTTCACACACATCAAAACCAATAATTTTTCTCCCACTCTTCGCCAATTCTCGGAACAAACAAAAACTTTGTTCTAATTCCAAACCTCCAGGAACAGGAGTACCCGTATTTGGACAAAGTTTGGGATCTAAACCGTCTACATCAAAGCTAATGTGAACATATTCTGGTAAATGGTTAATAATTTCTTGGCATAAATTTATCCAGGTTGTTCCCGAATATAGCCTCTGTTGAATAGCTGGGTCATAATATGCCACAATTCGACTATTTGATTGGTCAATTATTTGCACTTCATCATGACAAATATCACGCAAACCTACCTGCACTAATTTGGAAATTTCCGGTATTTTCATTGCATTAAACATGATAGAAGCATGGGAAAATTCAAATCCTTCATAGGCATCACGTAAATCTGCGTGTGCATCAATGTGTAGAATGCCAAAGTTGGGATATTTAGCTGCTAAGGCTTGGAAATAACCTAATGGTGAACTATGATCACCACCAATCACAGCAACTTGTTTCCCCTTATTTATTGCTGCTTGACACTGTGTAAATAGCCATTGATTCACTTGTTCAGAAGCCTGATTAATTTCTGTTAAAACAGGTGTTAAATCAGGTGTGTCTGTTAATTCTTTACCTTGCGCTAATCGTTCAATAATTTGTGCAGCTAAGTCACGATAGTAATCATTTTTCTCTAGAATATCTTGGGGAATTTCTACTAGAAAAATTCCTTGTTTCCAGCCATCAGGGTTGTCGAAGTCAAATAAATCCATTTGAATGGAAGCATCAAGAATACGCTGTGGCCCGTTAGCTGTACCTGCACCATAGGAAACAGTAACTTCCCAAGGTACAGCAAAAACAATTAAGTTCGCAGAGTCATAATCACAAGGTAAACCCAAGAGATTACCGTTAATTTCGCCTACGCCGCTAGGATTATAGTCTTGAAGTTGATTACTCATAATGTTAGGTGACAGGTGATAGGTTACAGGTTACAGTCTATCCCCTGTCCCGTGTCCCCTGTCCCCTGTCCCCTCTAGTAAGTATCATTCCTCACAAGTTCCTCACGTTTTCTGGTTATAACTACTTTGATGGTGAAGGCGAGAAATTAAAGATTTTAGCCTGATTCACCTGGTTGATGCTGGATGGAGAATAATATGATTCGTTTGCTTGTTGGTATCTTAGTTTTTGTCATTAATACAATTTATCGCGATCGCCCTTATCCTCGCTTTTATGTTTTAGAAACCGTAGCACGAGTACCTTATTTTTCTTACCTGTCGGTGCTACACCTCTACGAAACTCTAGGTTTATGGCGTAAGGCTGACTGGCTCAAGGTTCACTTCGCTGAGTCTTGGAATGAATTGCATCACCTGCTGATTATGGAACATTTGGGGGGTGCTGGTTTTTGGGGCGATCGCTTTTTAGCTAAAACAACTGCTTTAATTTATTACTGGATTATTACAGCGTTGTATCTTGTCTCTCCCGGTGCTGCATACAATTTCATGGAATTGGTGGAAAAGCACGCCT from Nostoc sp. UHCC 0870 includes these protein-coding regions:
- a CDS encoding mechanosensitive ion channel family protein, producing the protein MNVEISALLEQIQKMFNGFMSLLPNIILALIVFAVFIFIGRQIKRIVKRLTRHHRYARNLGMVLGRLAQGATVLVGLFISLSIVIPTLKAGDLVQLLGISGVAIGFAFRDILQNFLAGILILLTEPFQIDDQIVFKGFEGTVENIETRATTIRTYDGRRIVIPNSELFTNSVTVNTAFDHRRLEYDIGVGYGDDLEQTKQLMLEAIHSVDVVLKDPAPDVLVMELAESTVNIRARWWIKPPFRLDALESRDKVISAIKQKLYVEHGIDLPYPTRQILFHDQTEETDGDRSRQREGWPAGKKEVPKPRSISGSLRRLAEGGNGKVDTPTGKEQS
- a CDS encoding DUF2254 domain-containing protein is translated as MNNVRLRKLWDALHSSYWFLPSLMVLMAIALSFIMLTLDRSIGFGDWSLIYTGGPDGAREVLSAIAGSMVSVAATAFSITIVALQLAAANFGPRLLRNFMQDTGNQIVLGTFIATFIYCLLVLRTIYSEGYNPFVPHLSVTFGIVLAIFSIGVLIYFIHHASTIIQASHVIHSVSEDLHKAVDRLFPEKIGMSPPPNPQHTEILPEDFESLACPVGAKRNGYLQFIDDQELLKIACKHNLLLRLELRPGKFVIEDSILVMAFPSKRVNQKLIDEINKAFILGRERTEQQDVEFPVNQLVEIAVRALSPGINDPFTAIRCVDRLCAGMCYLVQRKCPSPYRYDRDRQLRIIAEPVTFAGVMDNAFNPIRQYARSDAAVTIHLLEAIARIAQYTNNPEYLAILRRHADMIERGALLSSQIVS
- the speB gene encoding agmatinase SpeB produces the protein MSNQLQDYNPSGVGEINGNLLGLPCDYDSANLIVFAVPWEVTVSYGAGTANGPQRILDASIQMDLFDFDNPDGWKQGIFLVEIPQDILEKNDYYRDLAAQIIERLAQGKELTDTPDLTPVLTEINQASEQVNQWLFTQCQAAINKGKQVAVIGGDHSSPLGYFQALAAKYPNFGILHIDAHADLRDAYEGFEFSHASIMFNAMKIPEISKLVQVGLRDICHDEVQIIDQSNSRIVAYYDPAIQQRLYSGTTWINLCQEIINHLPEYVHISFDVDGLDPKLCPNTGTPVPGGLELEQSFCLFRELAKSGRKIIGFDVCEVGDAEWDGNVGARIVYKLANLMDLSQQ
- a CDS encoding alternative oxidase, with the translated sequence MIRLLVGILVFVINTIYRDRPYPRFYVLETVARVPYFSYLSVLHLYETLGLWRKADWLKVHFAESWNELHHLLIMEHLGGAGFWGDRFLAKTTALIYYWIITALYLVSPGAAYNFMELVEKHAYNSYDKFLTSQETELKALPAPEIARLYYRDGDLYMFDEFQTAQTPAERRPQIDNLYDVFVAIRDDEMEHVKTMIACQLPNAALSSISPHSLKPQTVE